The following proteins are encoded in a genomic region of Liolophura sinensis isolate JHLJ2023 chromosome 7, CUHK_Ljap_v2, whole genome shotgun sequence:
- the LOC135471121 gene encoding uncharacterized protein LOC135471121, which translates to MSGKPVSVDHIRRIRNYRVKLCQSALLKDGNTTCLFSGIMEPGESGDEYAVALGKNGHVVICSITKGKMVVFGKQQQHTTLLHLLCESRMPLLQFLLRRYQRKTKSVFKGLLKSTEDGRYDVVTTYLVNNFADLAYIRDNKDKTPLDRLIQMFGSSDQCLQQWVAVFRQLTAVGDRDDPSNNSCFVHSVIKKLCQIKLMQRECYENCTCKSGLFQTLWYINREMVEAKSFVCAATSGNYDIMFLLLRIEATLSMSSLVITEIAPNEGASAPEPIIVFLIKSLSNHSKDKERDLLGIIEILVKREDIDINKQDDEGLNAVFYAALYRFREIFHFLLNLPEYRADWRNDRNESLYELFLWSNIASSNPGAFIAVQKIALQSRVLLQSVSSFENISLKVDSPTLLRETSKDQEEETDQEIFRKKITDNFPRLCEDMQPDGKCLDVLIQRGIFPWNKIDSLDSEKTRHNRARRVLTLVLRSGKKGREALLEALRQSEQDHLVELLEMDRTQSYKTLSPDSSVDRLHFKNSLEDSSSTRKATCDLPVSHELSFDHNTYMCSSDVFLEGNPVCSWVSQSSDRSNMLSTSGPETIVDV; encoded by the coding sequence ATGTCCGGGAAGCCCGTGTCAGTAGATCACATCCGCAGAATCCGAAACTACAGAGTTAAGCTTTGTCAGAGTGCACTCCTCAAAGATGGCAACACCACGTGTTTGTTTTCGGGTATCATGGAGCCAGGTGAGTCCGGGGACGAATATGCCGTGGCGCTGGGGAAAAACGGCCACGTAGTTATCTGCAGCATTACCAAGGGAAAAATGGTTGTTTTCGGTAAACAACAGCAGCATACAACACTACTGCATCTGCTGTGTGAGTCACGAATGCCTCTACTACAATTCTTATTAAGACGGTACCAGAGAAAGACAAAGTCGGTATTCAAGGGACTTTTGAAGTCGACAGAAGATGGTCGCTATGACGTAGTTACCACCTATCTGGTGAATAACTTTGCAGACCTGGCTTACATAAGGGACAACAAAGACAAAACTCCTCTTGACCGGCTGATTCAGATGTTTGGAAGCTCAGATCAGTGCTTACAGCAGTGGGTAGCTGTGTTTAGGCAACTGACCGCAGTCGGTGACAGAGACGACCCATCCAACAATAGCTGCTTCGTGCACTCGGTTATAAAAAAGCTGTGTCAGATTAAATTAATGCAACGAGAATGTTATGAGAACTGCACATGCAAAAGTGGACTGTTTCAAACACTGTGGTACATCAACAGGGAAATGGTGGAGGCCAAGAGCTTCGTTTGTGCGGCCACATCTGGTAATTACGATATAATGTTCTTGTTGTTGAGGATTGAAGCAACTCTCTCCATGTCGTCTTTAGTGATTACTGAAATAGCACCTAACGAAGGTGCAAGCGCTCCAGAACCAATTATAGTCTTCCTGATAAAGTCCCTCTCCAATCACTCTAAAGACAAGGAAAGAGACCTTCTTGGCATTATAGAAATCTTGGTCAAGCGAGAGGACATTGACATTAACAAACAGGATGACGAGGGATTAAATGCAGTGTTTTATGCTGCTCTTTATCGTTTTCGCGAGATATTCCACTTCCTGTTAAACCTTCCAGAATACAGGGCCGATTGGCGAAATGACCGAAATGAATCCCTCTATGAATTGTTCTTATGGTCAAATATAGCCTCTTCCAACCCTGGTGCTTTCATTGCAGTGCAAAAAATTGCACTACAGTCTCGTGTATTATTACAATCTGTCAGTTCTTTTGAAAACATCAGTTTAAAAGTAGATTCACCCACATTGTTAAGAGAAACCTCGAAAGATCAAGAGGAAGAGACAGATCAAGAGATCTTCAGGAAGAAAATCACTGACAACTTTCCACGTTTGTGTGAGGACATGCAACCAGATGGCAAGTGTTTGGACGTTCTAATTCAAAGAGGTATTTTCCCTTGGAACAAAATAGATAGCCTGGATAGCGAGAAAACCAGGCACAACAGGGCCAGAAGAGTGCTCACTTTGGTATTACGCTCTGGAAAGAAGGGACGAGAAGCATTGCTGGAAGCTCTGAGACAATCAGAGCAAGATCATTTGGTAGAGTTATTGGAGATGGACCGAACGCAGTCCTACAAGACCCTGTCTCCTGACAGTTCAGTGGATAGATTGCACTTCAAAAACTCTTTGGAAGACAGTTCTTCAACCAGAAAAGCTACTTGTGACCTCCCCGTCTCGCATGAACTATCATTTGATCATAATACCTACATGTGTTCCTCTGACGTGTTTTTGGAAGGTAACCCGGTCTGTTCCTGGGTTTCGCAATCAAGTGATCGGTCAAATATGTTATCAACTTCTGGACCCGAGACTATTGTTGACGTGTAA